One stretch of Rosistilla oblonga DNA includes these proteins:
- a CDS encoding Dabb family protein — MLHSRCDPTCAHIDSWNVASSGSSSFQPRHAREQMQEFEDKIVALPDQISEITRLEWGASTGYDPADPAPQAIDPNFRNGSYCVLFTFASVRARDACLAHPAYAEFQRMAKDYSTRTPSAYEFVSRVEYIADSD; from the coding sequence ATTCTTCATTCACGATGCGACCCCACATGTGCGCACATCGACTCATGGAATGTTGCGTCGAGTGGTTCAAGTTCATTTCAACCCCGACACGCGCGCGAGCAGATGCAGGAGTTTGAGGACAAGATCGTTGCATTACCAGATCAGATCTCGGAGATCACACGGCTCGAGTGGGGTGCAAGCACGGGTTATGATCCGGCGGACCCGGCCCCGCAAGCGATTGATCCGAACTTTCGTAATGGCTCATACTGTGTACTCTTCACGTTTGCAAGTGTTCGCGCGCGTGACGCGTGCCTGGCTCATCCCGCGTACGCGGAATTCCAACGCATGGCGAAAGACTACAGCACACGAACGCCCTCGGCCTACGAGTTTGTCAGTCGAGTTGAGTATATCGCCGATTCCGACTGA
- a CDS encoding IS256 family transposase, protein MNQTKTDRTDVPVDNQIDPEVVSFRAQFDQRSPLDEIVREGARRMLQSAIDAEVEAFIGMHSSRTDERGRRLVVKNGSLPERDILTGAGSIPITQGRVRDNDPDRNRRVTFSPSVLPSYLRKTKAIEELIPWLYLKGISTGDFAEALQSLVGARAAGLSPNVVCRLKEQWCSEYDDWSKRDLSDKQYVYVWADGIHAKVRLEDDANKKQCLLVLMGATPDGKKELIAVLDGYRESEQSWSELLIDLKQRGLKMAPKIAIGDGALGFWAAIRKVFPETREQRCWVHKTANVLNKMPKSVQPKAKGDLHEIWQAETKDDANKAFDHFLEKYGAKYAPACACLKKDRDVLLAFYDFPAEHWSHLRTTNPIESTFATIRLRHRKTKGSGTRRASLAMMFKLAQSASKKWRRLNCHEKITLVTEGRSFKDGIMQDEIAA, encoded by the coding sequence ATGAATCAGACTAAAACAGATCGAACCGACGTGCCAGTGGACAACCAGATCGATCCCGAAGTGGTTTCCTTCCGGGCTCAGTTCGACCAGCGAAGTCCACTCGACGAAATTGTCCGCGAAGGAGCCAGGCGAATGCTGCAATCTGCGATCGACGCTGAAGTCGAAGCGTTCATCGGCATGCATTCCAGTCGAACCGACGAGCGAGGCAGACGACTCGTCGTCAAAAACGGAAGCTTGCCGGAGCGGGACATCCTCACCGGTGCTGGATCCATTCCCATCACCCAGGGGCGAGTTCGTGACAATGACCCCGATCGCAACCGACGGGTCACGTTTTCGCCCAGCGTGTTGCCAAGCTACCTGCGAAAGACCAAGGCCATCGAAGAATTGATTCCTTGGCTGTACCTCAAAGGGATCTCGACCGGTGATTTCGCGGAAGCCCTTCAGTCGCTTGTGGGCGCGCGTGCCGCAGGGCTGAGTCCCAACGTCGTCTGTCGGCTCAAGGAACAGTGGTGTAGCGAGTACGACGATTGGAGCAAGCGTGATTTATCCGACAAGCAATACGTTTACGTCTGGGCTGATGGAATTCACGCGAAGGTCCGTCTGGAAGACGATGCCAACAAAAAGCAGTGCTTGCTGGTGCTAATGGGAGCAACGCCCGATGGCAAAAAGGAACTGATCGCCGTCCTCGATGGCTACCGTGAAAGCGAACAAAGCTGGAGTGAACTGCTCATCGATCTCAAGCAACGAGGCCTGAAGATGGCTCCGAAGATCGCCATCGGTGACGGTGCGTTAGGCTTCTGGGCGGCGATTCGGAAAGTGTTTCCCGAGACCCGCGAACAGCGCTGTTGGGTCCATAAGACGGCCAACGTTTTGAACAAGATGCCCAAGAGCGTGCAGCCCAAGGCGAAGGGAGACCTGCACGAAATCTGGCAAGCCGAGACGAAGGACGACGCGAACAAAGCGTTCGATCACTTCCTTGAAAAATACGGTGCGAAATACGCTCCTGCATGCGCGTGCTTAAAGAAGGACCGTGACGTGCTGCTGGCATTCTACGATTTCCCGGCGGAGCACTGGAGTCACCTCCGAACGACCAACCCGATCGAGTCCACGTTCGCGACGATCCGGCTTCGCCATCGAAAGACCAAAGGAAGTGGAACCCGGCGAGCAAGCTTGGCGATGATGTTCAAGCTCGCCCAATCAGCATCCAAGAAATGGAGACGCCTGAACTGCCACGAAAAGATCACTCTCGTCACCGAAGGGCGTTCCTTCAAAGACGGAATCATGCAGGATGAGATCGCCGCTTAA
- a CDS encoding sigma-70 family RNA polymerase sigma factor, which produces MHRIIRLKAADLGMEWAIDADDVYDEFIVERFALKRPREFQNAYHFTCYVEKCLRRKTSRAAALTRTSNAWIEGFHERLVASVTTEDFIWREELAVARASLTLREDLICLLVQEQLSWHEIGRRLGLAPDTARMIHQRAISRVRSQLFGGA; this is translated from the coding sequence ATGCATCGTATCATTCGCCTGAAGGCGGCCGACCTGGGTATGGAGTGGGCGATTGACGCCGACGATGTTTATGACGAGTTCATTGTGGAACGATTCGCTCTCAAACGGCCAAGAGAGTTTCAGAACGCGTATCACTTCACCTGCTACGTTGAAAAGTGCTTGCGGCGAAAGACGAGCCGTGCGGCAGCGCTAACACGAACAAGCAACGCCTGGATTGAGGGCTTTCATGAACGACTCGTCGCGTCGGTAACCACTGAAGACTTCATCTGGCGTGAGGAGTTGGCGGTCGCACGGGCCAGCCTCACGTTGCGCGAAGATCTGATTTGTCTTTTGGTACAAGAACAGCTGAGTTGGCACGAGATCGGCCGGAGGCTGGGATTGGCTCCCGATACTGCCCGTATGATCCACCAGCGCGCAATTAGCCGAGTCCGCAGTCAACTTTTCGGGGGGGCCTGA